One genomic region from Deinococcus apachensis DSM 19763 encodes:
- a CDS encoding phytanoyl-CoA dioxygenase family protein — MTTADNTKLAPSMSMSAEAPTSTDTQTPINATPYADPQYSVPAIMAAIYGDGITGLKGAFSREWVAKLGEELAVLYKDALARPGGAVGRGTNRHYVEIHPEDISGFYDLITHPWVQTVCASVLGPNYKIVEIGFDVPNPGAKDQPWHRDFRAGSETLVDRRLNSLAFNLTTVDVEEDMGPFEIAPGTQWDDPSEYDHGMFPPVSLYPRYHALAQRKYPKMGDISVRSALTIHRGTANTSNKPRPVLVLGVDAPGAGHDEWHDLQFTKEYYEKLPQSVKDHLICRVVDQLEPIMQGHTIEGLMMGDA, encoded by the coding sequence ATGACCACCGCGGATAACACCAAGCTCGCCCCCTCCATGAGCATGAGCGCCGAGGCCCCGACCTCCACCGACACCCAGACCCCGATCAACGCCACGCCCTACGCCGACCCGCAGTACAGCGTGCCCGCCATCATGGCCGCGATCTATGGCGACGGCATCACCGGCCTCAAGGGAGCTTTTTCCCGCGAGTGGGTCGCCAAGCTCGGTGAGGAACTCGCCGTGCTGTACAAAGACGCCCTCGCCCGCCCCGGCGGCGCCGTCGGCCGCGGCACCAACCGTCACTACGTCGAGATTCACCCCGAGGACATCAGCGGCTTTTACGACCTGATTACCCATCCTTGGGTGCAGACGGTCTGCGCCTCGGTGCTGGGGCCGAACTACAAGATCGTGGAGATCGGCTTCGACGTGCCCAATCCCGGCGCCAAGGATCAGCCCTGGCACCGCGACTTCCGCGCGGGGAGCGAAACGCTGGTCGACCGCCGCCTGAACTCGCTCGCCTTTAACCTCACCACGGTCGATGTCGAGGAGGACATGGGGCCCTTCGAGATCGCCCCCGGCACCCAGTGGGATGACCCCAGCGAGTACGACCACGGCATGTTCCCGCCCGTCTCGCTCTACCCCCGCTACCACGCGTTGGCGCAGCGCAAGTACCCCAAGATGGGCGACATCTCGGTGCGCAGCGCCCTCACCATCCACCGCGGCACCGCGAACACCAGCAACAAGCCGCGCCCGGTGCTTGTGCTCGGCGTGGACGCCCCCGGCGCGGGCCACGACGAGTGGCACGACCTCCAGTTCACCAAGGAGTACTACGAGAAGCTTCCCCAGAGCGTCAAGGACCACCTGATCTGCCGGGTGGTGGACCAGCTTGAACCCATCATGCAGGGCCACACCATCGAGGGCCTGATGATGGGAGACGCCTGA
- a CDS encoding sugar ABC transporter ATP-binding protein: MNPAQPLLLMEGITKTFPGVLALQDASLRVGPGEVHALIGQNGAGKSTLIKILTGAYRRDRGTIHLAGQEVDFHSPQAAQRGGISTIYQEVNLVGFRSVAENVFLGREPRRGLLIDWRTMNAEAKRLLERFDVRVDVTRPLSSYSVAVQQMVAIARAVSYQSRLVIMDEPTSSLDDREVETLFGVIRQLKAEGVSVVFVSHRLDELYAVCDRVTIMRDGRTVDERAMGEISKLELVAKMLGKEIGEVRREGETAFERTGPPGETVLDARDLRSGPALRGASVNVRAGEIVGLAGLLGSGRSETARAIFGADELTGGELRVNGKSAAFHSPADAISRGIGFCSEDRKTEGIIPHMTVRENLTLALLPALSHAGIVNPARQAEVVDRFIARLGIKTAGPDQKIRELSGGNQQKVLLARWLCLNPKLLLLDEPTRGIDVGAKAEIQSLLSELAREGMGVLMISSELEELAEGSNRVVVLRDGHSVAELPREGLTQDAIMTVMAHGSAPVEAEGGAHA, translated from the coding sequence GTGAACCCAGCGCAACCCCTCCTCCTGATGGAGGGCATCACCAAGACCTTCCCCGGCGTCCTTGCCCTTCAGGACGCCTCGCTGCGCGTCGGGCCCGGCGAGGTTCACGCCCTGATCGGGCAGAATGGGGCGGGGAAAAGCACCCTGATCAAGATCCTGACGGGCGCGTACCGCCGCGACCGGGGCACCATCCACCTCGCCGGGCAGGAGGTGGACTTCCACTCGCCGCAGGCGGCTCAGCGTGGCGGCATCAGCACGATCTACCAGGAGGTGAACCTCGTCGGCTTCCGCTCGGTGGCGGAGAACGTCTTTTTGGGGCGTGAACCCAGGCGGGGGCTGTTGATCGACTGGCGCACGATGAACGCGGAGGCGAAGCGGCTTCTGGAACGCTTCGACGTGCGGGTGGACGTGACCCGGCCTCTCTCGTCCTACAGCGTCGCCGTGCAGCAGATGGTCGCCATCGCCCGCGCCGTGTCGTATCAGAGCCGCCTCGTCATCATGGACGAGCCGACCTCCTCCCTGGATGACCGCGAGGTGGAGACGCTGTTCGGCGTGATCCGGCAACTCAAGGCGGAGGGCGTGAGCGTCGTGTTCGTCTCGCACCGCCTGGACGAGCTGTACGCCGTGTGCGACCGGGTGACCATCATGCGCGATGGGCGCACCGTGGACGAACGCGCGATGGGGGAGATCAGCAAGCTCGAACTCGTGGCGAAAATGCTCGGCAAGGAGATCGGCGAGGTGCGCCGCGAGGGCGAGACGGCCTTCGAGCGCACCGGGCCACCCGGCGAGACGGTCCTCGACGCGCGGGACCTGCGCTCCGGCCCGGCCCTGAGGGGGGCGAGCGTGAATGTCCGCGCGGGCGAGATCGTGGGCCTGGCGGGCCTGCTGGGCTCCGGGCGCAGCGAGACGGCGCGGGCCATCTTCGGGGCCGACGAGCTGACGGGCGGCGAGTTGCGGGTGAACGGGAAGTCCGCCGCGTTCCACTCCCCCGCCGACGCGATCTCGCGCGGCATCGGCTTCTGCTCGGAGGACCGCAAGACGGAGGGCATCATCCCCCACATGACGGTGCGCGAGAATCTCACGCTCGCGCTGCTCCCCGCCCTGTCCCACGCGGGCATCGTGAATCCGGCGCGGCAGGCCGAGGTGGTGGACCGCTTCATCGCCCGGCTGGGGATCAAGACCGCGGGGCCGGACCAGAAGATCCGCGAACTCTCCGGCGGCAACCAGCAGAAGGTGCTCCTGGCCCGCTGGCTGTGCCTCAATCCCAAACTCCTGCTCCTCGACGAGCCCACCCGCGGCATCGACGTGGGGGCCAAGGCCGAAATCCAGAGCTTGCTCAGCGAACTCGCCCGCGAGGGGATGGGCGTGCTGATGATCAGCAGCGAGCTGGAGGAACTGGCGGAGGGCTCCAACCGGGTCGTCGTGCTGCGTGACGGGCACTCGGTGGCGGAACTCCCCCGCGAGGGGCTGACCCAGGACGCGATCATGACGGTGATGGCCCACGGCTCGGCCCCGGTCGAGGCGGAAGGAGGCGCCCATGCCTGA
- a CDS encoding ABC transporter substrate-binding protein, with protein MKRILVTSATLAAAALAAFALAQGLPKLAVKKTYKVGFAQTESNNPWRLAQTKSMQDEAKKMGWQLVYTDAAGSAAKQVSDVDSMIAQRVDAIFLAPREEKPLAAAVKKARAAGIPVILLDRNVDPSLAKAGQDYVTFIGSDFVQEGQRAAEWLTKKMNGKATIIELQGTTGSSPANDRKAGFANYIKKYPGMKIVASQTGDFARDKGRQVMETLLQAHPDVTAVYAHNDEMALGAIAALEAAGKKPGKDVMIVSIDGEKDALQAIIDGKLGATVECNPRFGPKAFETLMRYAKGEKIPAKIINPDRFFDSTNAKASISTSY; from the coding sequence ATGAAGCGAATCCTTGTCACCTCGGCCACGCTCGCCGCCGCCGCCCTCGCCGCCTTCGCCCTCGCCCAGGGGCTGCCCAAGCTGGCGGTGAAGAAGACCTACAAGGTCGGCTTCGCCCAGACGGAGAGCAACAACCCCTGGCGCCTCGCCCAGACGAAGAGCATGCAGGACGAGGCCAAGAAGATGGGCTGGCAGCTCGTGTACACCGACGCCGCCGGATCGGCCGCCAAGCAGGTCAGCGACGTGGACTCCATGATCGCGCAGCGGGTGGACGCGATCTTCCTCGCGCCGCGGGAGGAAAAGCCCCTCGCCGCCGCCGTGAAAAAGGCGCGGGCCGCAGGCATTCCCGTGATCCTCCTCGACCGCAACGTCGACCCGTCGCTCGCCAAGGCGGGCCAGGACTACGTGACCTTCATCGGCTCGGATTTCGTGCAGGAGGGCCAGCGCGCCGCCGAGTGGCTGACGAAGAAGATGAACGGCAAGGCCACCATCATCGAGCTCCAGGGCACGACCGGCTCCAGCCCAGCCAACGACCGCAAGGCGGGCTTTGCCAATTACATCAAGAAGTACCCCGGCATGAAGATCGTCGCCTCGCAGACCGGCGACTTCGCCCGCGACAAGGGCCGCCAGGTCATGGAGACGCTGCTCCAGGCCCACCCCGACGTGACCGCCGTGTACGCCCACAACGACGAGATGGCCCTGGGCGCCATCGCCGCGCTGGAGGCGGCGGGCAAGAAGCCCGGCAAGGACGTCATGATCGTCTCCATCGACGGCGAGAAGGACGCCCTGCAGGCGATCATCGACGGCAAGCTGGGCGCCACCGTGGAGTGCAACCCGCGCTTCGGCCCCAAGGCCTTCGAGACGCTGATGCGCTACGCCAAGGGCGAGAAGATCCCCGCCAAGATCATCAACCCCGACCGCTTCTTCGACTCGACCAACGCCAAGGCCAGCATCAGCACCTCGTACTGA
- a CDS encoding antibiotic biosynthesis monooxygenase family protein gives MHARIVTVQIRPGKMSGAVLIYRDVVAPLLARQPGFAGARLLTDARSGRGVLLTLWESEAALQAAEASGLFQEEIARFQPVLGAPPSGEDYEVSVTV, from the coding sequence ATGCACGCACGGATCGTCACCGTACAGATTCGGCCCGGAAAGATGAGCGGGGCCGTTCTCATCTACCGCGACGTGGTGGCGCCCCTCCTCGCCCGGCAGCCAGGGTTCGCGGGGGCGCGTCTGCTCACCGACGCCCGGTCGGGCCGGGGCGTGCTGCTGACCCTCTGGGAGAGCGAGGCCGCGTTGCAGGCGGCCGAGGCCAGCGGGCTGTTTCAGGAGGAGATCGCGCGGTTCCAGCCGGTGCTGGGGGCGCCGCCCAGCGGCGAGGACTACGAGGTCAGCGTCACGGTGTGA
- a CDS encoding Gfo/Idh/MocA family protein, giving the protein MVGPGKVAHTHAQALVDLPGAHLTAVCGRNEERTAAFAAEYGARPFTDLAGALNDPEVRAVILCTPHPLHAQDAVQAARAGKHLLVEKPLAVSLEDADRMIAAAREAGVKLGVVSQRRLYEPVQRVKAAILAGKIGRPVLGTLSLLGWRGPEYYAMDAWRGTWAGEGGGVLVNQAVHGLDLLQWFMGPVAEVSGAWANLNHPGIEVEDTAVATLRFAGGAVGSVVVSNSQNPGLWGRIHVHGENGASVGVQTDGGSSFVAGVTQAVEPPINDLWTVPGEAHLLPAWQAGDRGRAAHQGVMTHYHRLQIGDFVAAIREERESLVPGEEGRKTVELIEAIYRAGREHAAVPFPLGG; this is encoded by the coding sequence ATCGTCGGGCCGGGGAAGGTCGCCCATACCCATGCGCAGGCCCTCGTGGACCTGCCGGGCGCCCACCTCACGGCCGTGTGTGGCCGGAACGAGGAGCGCACCGCCGCCTTCGCCGCCGAGTATGGGGCGCGCCCCTTCACGGACCTCGCTGGCGCCCTGAATGACCCGGAAGTGCGGGCGGTCATCCTCTGCACTCCGCATCCCCTCCACGCCCAGGACGCCGTGCAGGCCGCGCGGGCCGGAAAACATCTCCTCGTCGAGAAGCCGCTCGCGGTGAGCCTAGAGGACGCCGACCGCATGATCGCGGCGGCGCGGGAGGCGGGGGTCAAGCTCGGGGTGGTCAGCCAGCGTCGCCTGTACGAACCGGTCCAGCGGGTGAAAGCGGCGATCCTCGCCGGAAAGATTGGGCGGCCCGTCCTCGGGACCCTCAGCCTGCTGGGGTGGCGCGGGCCGGAATACTACGCGATGGACGCCTGGCGCGGCACCTGGGCAGGCGAGGGGGGCGGCGTGCTGGTGAACCAGGCGGTGCATGGCCTGGACCTCCTGCAATGGTTCATGGGGCCGGTCGCGGAGGTCTCGGGCGCCTGGGCGAACCTCAACCACCCCGGGATCGAGGTGGAGGATACGGCGGTCGCCACCCTGCGCTTCGCGGGTGGGGCGGTGGGCAGCGTCGTGGTGAGCAACAGCCAGAATCCCGGGCTGTGGGGCCGCATCCACGTCCACGGGGAGAACGGCGCCAGCGTGGGCGTGCAGACGGACGGGGGCTCCTCCTTCGTGGCGGGCGTGACCCAGGCGGTCGAACCCCCCATCAACGACCTCTGGACGGTGCCCGGCGAGGCGCACCTGCTCCCCGCGTGGCAGGCGGGGGACCGCGGGCGCGCCGCCCACCAGGGCGTGATGACGCACTACCACCGCCTCCAGATCGGGGATTTTGTCGCCGCCATCCGCGAGGAGCGCGAGTCGCTCGTCCCCGGCGAGGAGGGGCGCAAGACGGTCGAGCTGATCGAGGCGATCTACCGGGCGGGCCGCGAACACGCGGCTGTCCCGTTCCCGCTGGGGGGCTGA
- a CDS encoding zinc-dependent alcohol dehydrogenase: MRALMFEAPWQMPLREVEAPQPGPGEVLVRVRAAGVCGSDVHGFTGSTGRRSPGVIMGHEFCGTVEALGEGVAGRAVGDRVVVQPIISDGTCPQCRAGRPNLCLNRRGIGWSVNGGYAEFVSVPERNALPLPDEVSWQEGALVEPLAVALHAANLTPLGVGDTAVVLGAGPVGLLTVLALRLRGAGRVIVSDLSPHRLELAQRMGADEVLHAGEVDPVETVRARTGGLGADAVLEVVGLTATARQSVQMVRNGGNVTWVGNSAPTVDMPMQEVVTREITVRGAYAFVEEFGRAVELLRSGRVDVTPLIERVAGLEEGPDLVRDLARGTLDAVKVVLEP, from the coding sequence ATGCGCGCCCTGATGTTCGAGGCGCCGTGGCAGATGCCGCTGCGCGAGGTGGAAGCCCCGCAGCCCGGGCCGGGTGAAGTGCTCGTGCGGGTCCGGGCGGCGGGCGTGTGCGGCTCGGATGTCCACGGCTTCACTGGCTCGACCGGACGGCGCAGTCCGGGCGTCATCATGGGCCACGAGTTCTGCGGCACCGTCGAGGCGCTCGGGGAGGGGGTGGCCGGGCGCGCGGTGGGGGACCGGGTGGTCGTGCAGCCCATCATCTCCGACGGGACCTGCCCCCAGTGCCGGGCCGGGCGCCCCAACCTCTGCCTGAACCGCCGTGGCATCGGCTGGTCGGTGAACGGCGGGTACGCCGAGTTCGTGAGCGTGCCGGAACGCAACGCCCTCCCCCTCCCGGACGAGGTGAGTTGGCAGGAGGGTGCCCTGGTCGAGCCGCTCGCCGTGGCGCTGCACGCGGCGAACCTCACGCCGCTGGGCGTGGGGGACACGGCGGTCGTGCTGGGGGCGGGACCGGTCGGATTGCTGACCGTGCTGGCGCTGCGGCTGCGCGGGGCGGGCCGGGTGATTGTGAGCGATCTCAGCCCACACCGCCTGGAGCTCGCGCAGCGGATGGGTGCCGACGAGGTACTCCACGCGGGCGAGGTGGACCCGGTGGAGACGGTGCGGGCGCGGACGGGCGGGCTGGGCGCGGACGCCGTGCTGGAAGTCGTCGGCCTCACCGCCACCGCGCGGCAGTCCGTTCAAATGGTCCGCAATGGAGGGAACGTGACGTGGGTGGGCAACTCGGCGCCCACCGTGGACATGCCCATGCAGGAGGTCGTCACGCGCGAGATCACGGTGCGGGGGGCCTACGCCTTCGTGGAGGAGTTCGGGCGGGCGGTGGAGTTGCTGCGCTCCGGGCGGGTAGACGTGACCCCCCTGATCGAACGGGTCGCCGGGCTGGAGGAAGGCCCGGACCTCGTGCGTGACCTCGCGCGGGGCACCCTGGACGCGGTGAAGGTGGTGCTTGAACCCTGA
- a CDS encoding ABC transporter permease, translating into MSLLNSPADLAQDRRARVASVLQRYGVLVALALLLLFGALRYPGFLSAYNVFTVLGYNSMFGLIALGMTFVIITGGIDLSVGSVAAFASVVGALLSPHGLWPALLGAVAAATLLGLINGLLIAYARILPFITTLAMLLAARGLALLFAGNQSVSVDYDHGFTALGQGNLGGVPYTAILLGVAYIVGALVLRSTPFGRHVLAVGGNEEAARLMGLNVERVKVLVYTLSGAMAGLAGVILASQFGAGQPTEGLGWELTAIAAVVVGGTLLTGGLGSVGSTLVGVLLLGIIFNILNFENGRGTISLSAYWQSVIRGAFLLLVVVLQNQLTQRGGRRT; encoded by the coding sequence ATGTCCCTGCTCAATTCCCCCGCTGACCTCGCCCAGGACCGCCGCGCCCGCGTGGCGAGCGTGCTGCAACGCTACGGCGTGCTCGTGGCGCTCGCGCTGCTGCTGCTGTTCGGCGCCCTGCGCTACCCCGGCTTCCTGAGTGCGTACAACGTGTTCACAGTGCTCGGGTACAACTCCATGTTCGGCCTGATCGCGCTGGGCATGACCTTCGTGATCATCACGGGCGGCATCGACCTCTCAGTGGGGAGCGTCGCGGCGTTCGCCAGCGTGGTCGGCGCGCTGCTCAGCCCGCACGGCCTCTGGCCCGCCCTGCTGGGGGCGGTGGCGGCGGCTACGCTGCTGGGGCTGATCAACGGCCTGCTCATCGCCTACGCGCGCATCCTGCCCTTCATCACCACGCTCGCCATGCTCCTCGCCGCGCGGGGCCTGGCCCTGCTCTTCGCAGGCAACCAGTCCGTCAGCGTGGACTACGATCACGGCTTCACGGCGCTCGGGCAGGGGAATCTGGGCGGGGTGCCGTACACAGCGATCCTGCTGGGGGTGGCCTATATTGTGGGCGCCCTCGTGCTGCGCTCCACCCCCTTCGGTCGCCATGTCCTCGCGGTCGGCGGCAATGAGGAGGCGGCCCGGCTGATGGGGCTGAACGTGGAGCGGGTGAAGGTCCTCGTTTACACCCTCTCCGGCGCGATGGCGGGCCTGGCGGGCGTGATCCTCGCCTCGCAGTTCGGGGCGGGGCAGCCGACGGAAGGGCTGGGGTGGGAACTCACCGCCATCGCGGCCGTTGTCGTCGGTGGCACGCTCCTCACCGGGGGTCTCGGCTCCGTCGGCAGCACCCTGGTCGGCGTCCTCTTGCTCGGCATCATCTTCAACATCCTCAACTTTGAGAACGGGCGCGGCACGATCAGCCTCAGCGCCTACTGGCAGAGCGTGATTCGCGGCGCCTTCCTGCTGCTGGTGGTCGTGCTGCAAAATCAACTGACGCAGCGCGGGGGCCGCCGGACCTGA
- a CDS encoding ABC transporter permease: MPDSNPNTVTVPQAAVPSRPRVSWLRGNAQILAALGALVLLFLFNALFTPHFLSVQTLNVNLTQVATIVIVAVGMTLVIASGGIDLSVGALMAISGALAPMLFLHPPFGSPALGILLAFTVPVLVAGVFGLFNGTLVTRFGIQPFIATLILFIAGRGIAQVMTNGQLQTFSNTTFQYIGLGRPFGIPFQVILMLVIVALFAWIMARTVFGRYVLAVGGNERAAGLAGVPVRRVKLLVYGISGLLAGIAGLIVIAINSSSDANQVGLNMELDAIAAVAVGGTALTGGRATIIGTLLGALIIQLIRFTLLAKGVPDAAALVVKAAIILLAVYVQRQQH, from the coding sequence ATGCCTGACTCCAACCCCAATACCGTGACCGTTCCCCAGGCGGCGGTTCCCTCCCGGCCCCGCGTTTCCTGGTTACGGGGCAACGCGCAGATTCTCGCGGCGCTTGGAGCGCTCGTGCTGCTCTTCCTGTTCAACGCCCTCTTCACGCCGCACTTCCTGAGCGTGCAGACCCTGAACGTGAATCTGACGCAGGTCGCCACCATCGTGATCGTCGCGGTGGGCATGACGCTGGTGATCGCCTCGGGCGGGATCGACCTCAGCGTGGGGGCCCTCATGGCGATCAGCGGGGCGCTCGCGCCCATGCTGTTTCTCCACCCGCCCTTCGGGAGCCCGGCCCTGGGCATCCTGCTCGCCTTCACCGTGCCGGTCCTGGTCGCGGGTGTGTTCGGCCTCTTCAACGGCACGCTCGTCACGCGCTTCGGCATTCAGCCCTTCATCGCCACGCTGATCCTGTTTATCGCCGGGCGCGGGATCGCGCAGGTCATGACGAACGGCCAGCTCCAGACGTTCTCCAACACCACCTTCCAGTACATCGGGCTGGGGCGCCCCTTCGGCATTCCCTTCCAGGTGATCCTGATGCTGGTGATCGTCGCGCTGTTCGCCTGGATCATGGCGCGCACGGTGTTCGGTCGCTACGTCCTCGCGGTGGGCGGGAACGAGCGGGCGGCGGGGCTGGCGGGGGTGCCCGTGCGGCGGGTGAAGCTCCTGGTGTACGGCATCAGCGGCCTGCTCGCGGGGATCGCGGGCCTGATCGTCATCGCGATCAACTCCTCCTCGGACGCGAATCAGGTCGGGCTGAACATGGAGCTCGACGCCATCGCGGCCGTCGCGGTGGGGGGCACGGCGCTCACGGGCGGGCGGGCGACGATCATCGGGACGCTGCTCGGGGCGCTCATCATCCAGCTGATCCGCTTCACGCTGCTCGCCAAGGGGGTGCCCGACGCGGCGGCGCTCGTGGTGAAGGCCGCGATCATCCTCCTCGCCGTCTACGTGCAGCGGCAGCAGCACTAA
- a CDS encoding DUF4239 domain-containing protein has translation MAALMGWLAALLFMLAAMLVSLGGMGLVRRSVRLSTLEEHREVAGFVYAVIGVVYAVLLAFVVIVAWEEQGEARTRVEREANALADLYRGARAFPAEARMARREDLRSYAETVVGREWPALARGGASPETQQAYDGLWAGYLGLSPRTTYENAWYTQALERLNDLGDERRLRLLSSQSRLPGLMWGVLWVGALVTVTFSYFFGVRSAWSQGLIVLSLSGTIALILFLVLALDRPFSGVIRVGPEAFEQVIAIFDRVEQDEAGR, from the coding sequence GTGGCGGCGCTGATGGGGTGGCTGGCCGCCCTGCTGTTCATGCTGGCCGCCATGCTGGTCTCGCTGGGCGGGATGGGGCTGGTGCGCCGCTCGGTGCGGCTCTCCACCCTGGAGGAACACCGCGAGGTCGCGGGCTTCGTCTACGCCGTGATCGGGGTGGTCTACGCCGTCCTGCTCGCCTTCGTGGTGATCGTCGCCTGGGAGGAGCAGGGCGAGGCCCGCACCCGGGTAGAGCGGGAGGCCAACGCCCTGGCCGACCTCTACCGCGGCGCCCGCGCCTTTCCCGCCGAGGCCCGTATGGCCCGGCGCGAAGACCTGCGCAGCTATGCCGAGACGGTGGTGGGCCGCGAGTGGCCCGCCCTGGCCCGCGGTGGGGCCAGCCCCGAGACCCAGCAGGCCTACGACGGACTGTGGGCGGGGTATCTGGGGCTGTCTCCCCGCACCACGTACGAGAACGCCTGGTATACCCAGGCGCTGGAGCGGCTGAACGACCTGGGGGACGAGCGGCGGCTGCGGCTCCTGAGCAGCCAGTCGCGGCTGCCCGGGCTGATGTGGGGGGTGCTGTGGGTGGGGGCGCTGGTGACGGTGACCTTCTCGTATTTCTTCGGGGTGCGGAGCGCGTGGTCGCAGGGACTGATCGTGCTGTCGTTGTCGGGGACCATCGCGCTGATCCTGTTTCTGGTGCTCGCGCTCGACCGGCCCTTTTCCGGGGTCATCCGGGTGGGTCCCGAGGCCTTCGAGCAGGTCATCGCCATATTCGACCGGGTGGAGCAGGACGAGGCGGGGCGCTGA